In the genome of Paracoccus tegillarcae, one region contains:
- a CDS encoding MFS transporter encodes MSVQDDTGALHSVGATGGPPRDRLLADPRAWGLMLAAMLTIMSNATITPALPGLQAMFGDNPNAELLTRLLITAPSLLVAIVAPFAGVVVDRLGRRPPLFTGLIVYAIAGTAGLYLASLEAILASRLALGLGVAAIMTAQAALIGDYFDGPARGRLMGYQIAATNLGGLVFVMTAGVLAAHDPRLPFAIYALSLVMIPFLWRVLPEPVALSAGDRAAVADPGEPGWPMTVAIMAAAPGLTFVIFYAVPTQLPYHLAEIGLADPRQTGEVMGTMMMAAAVMAVASGYLRPILGRIGMPVIGYLSLTTGFILLAMAQGLGMAMAGTALTGAGLGLVIPTFITTALNAAPAHRRGLVSGLVTSAFFLGQFLSPLAMQPLIVHWGYATAFGIGAAGFALLALLLILALRNRAAPVDNPAGAH; translated from the coding sequence ATGTCCGTGCAAGACGATACCGGCGCACTTCACTCTGTTGGTGCGACAGGCGGTCCGCCGCGTGATCGCTTGCTTGCTGACCCGCGCGCCTGGGGGCTGATGCTGGCGGCGATGCTGACCATCATGTCAAACGCCACCATCACCCCGGCGCTGCCGGGACTGCAGGCGATGTTTGGCGACAATCCCAATGCCGAGCTGCTGACCCGGTTGCTGATCACCGCGCCCTCGCTGTTGGTGGCCATCGTCGCACCCTTTGCGGGCGTGGTGGTCGACCGTCTGGGACGGCGGCCGCCCTTGTTCACCGGCTTGATCGTCTACGCCATCGCCGGGACGGCGGGGCTGTATCTGGCCTCGCTCGAGGCGATCCTGGCCAGCCGTCTGGCGCTGGGTCTGGGCGTCGCCGCGATCATGACCGCGCAGGCGGCGCTGATCGGCGATTATTTCGACGGTCCCGCACGCGGGCGGCTGATGGGCTATCAGATCGCCGCGACAAATCTGGGCGGGCTGGTCTTTGTGATGACGGCGGGCGTGCTGGCCGCGCATGATCCGCGTCTGCCCTTTGCCATCTATGCGCTGTCTCTGGTGATGATCCCGTTCCTGTGGCGCGTCCTGCCCGAACCCGTGGCCCTGTCTGCGGGCGACCGTGCCGCCGTCGCCGATCCCGGCGAGCCGGGCTGGCCGATGACGGTGGCGATCATGGCGGCCGCGCCGGGGCTGACCTTTGTCATCTTCTACGCCGTGCCGACGCAATTGCCCTATCACCTGGCCGAGATTGGCCTGGCCGATCCGCGCCAGACCGGCGAGGTCATGGGCACGATGATGATGGCGGCGGCGGTGATGGCGGTGGCCTCGGGCTATCTGCGCCCGATCCTGGGCCGGATCGGCATGCCGGTCATCGGTTATCTGTCGCTGACAACCGGCTTTATCCTGCTGGCAATGGCGCAGGGTCTGGGGATGGCGATGGCCGGAACCGCGCTGACCGGCGCCGGGCTGGGGCTGGTCATCCCGACCTTTATCACCACGGCGCTCAATGCCGCGCCCGCGCATCGGCGGGGTCTGGTCTCGGGTCTGGTCACTTCGGCCTTCTTTCTGGGCCAGTTTCTGTCGCCGCTTGCCATGCAGCCGCTGATCGTTCACTGGGGCTATGCAACGGCCTTTGGCATCGGTGCTGCCGGCTTTGCGCTGCTGGCGCTGCTGCTGATCCTGGCGCTACGCAACCGCGCGGCGCCAGTGGACAACCCCGCGGGGGCGCACTAG
- a CDS encoding ABC transporter ATP-binding protein, with the protein MTNAIIEIDHISKEYDSGTKALNEVSLTIEQGEILALLGPNGAGKTTLISIICGLVVPTGGRILVGGHDIRTDWRPARELIGLVPQEIALDLFETVENCVKFSRGLYGKGPDPAYVEQLLRSLTLWEKKDAQIRELSGGMKRRVLIAKALAHQPRVLFLDEPTAGVDVTLRREMWQVVRKLRESGVTIILTTHYLEEAEEMADRIGVISKGELLLVRPKAELMQEFSRKTLVIELDQPLQSLPAGLEGRELTLADDGQSIVFEYSTASGRSGIGRLLADLSGAGIAVRDVSTKQSNLEDIFLDLVEEKA; encoded by the coding sequence ATGACCAACGCGATCATCGAAATCGATCACATTTCGAAAGAATATGACAGCGGCACCAAGGCGCTGAACGAAGTCAGCCTGACCATCGAACAGGGCGAGATCCTGGCGCTGCTGGGCCCGAACGGCGCCGGCAAGACGACGCTGATCTCGATCATCTGCGGGCTGGTTGTGCCAACCGGCGGCAGGATTCTGGTCGGCGGACACGATATCCGCACCGACTGGCGCCCGGCCCGTGAACTGATCGGGCTGGTGCCACAGGAAATCGCGCTCGATCTGTTCGAGACGGTCGAGAATTGCGTGAAATTCTCGCGCGGGCTTTACGGCAAGGGGCCCGATCCCGCCTATGTCGAACAGTTGCTGCGCAGCCTGACGCTGTGGGAAAAGAAAGACGCCCAGATCCGCGAATTGTCGGGCGGCATGAAACGCCGGGTGCTGATCGCCAAGGCGCTGGCGCATCAGCCGCGCGTGCTGTTTCTGGACGAACCGACCGCCGGTGTCGACGTCACCCTGCGGCGCGAGATGTGGCAGGTCGTGCGCAAGCTGCGCGAAAGCGGCGTGACCATCATCCTGACGACGCATTATCTGGAAGAGGCCGAAGAGATGGCCGACCGGATCGGCGTCATCAGCAAGGGCGAATTGCTGCTGGTGCGGCCCAAGGCCGAGCTGATGCAGGAATTCTCGCGCAAGACGCTGGTGATCGAACTGGATCAGCCGCTGCAAAGCCTGCCCGCGGGGCTTGAGGGCCGCGAGTTGACGCTGGCCGATGACGGGCAAAGCATCGTTTTCGAATATTCGACCGCCAGTGGCCGCAGCGGCATCGGCCGCCTGCTGGCCGATCTGTCCGGCGCCGGCATCGCCGTGCGCGACGTGTCGACCAAGCAATCCAATCTGGAGGATATCTTTCTGGATCTGGTGGAGGAAAAAGCATGA
- the mnmD gene encoding tRNA (5-methylaminomethyl-2-thiouridine)(34)-methyltransferase MnmD, which yields MSDVTDTVAGGQPVLEWREGGVPVSARFDDPYFSLAGGLAETGHVFLAGNDLPARLRPGFHVAELGFGTGLNLMALARIAVVPVRFTSFEGFPMSLEQMEQAHAGFPELADLSAQLRDGWSTRQMQVGLINARVITGDARQTLAEWGGQADAWFLDGFSPAKNPEMWGEALMAEVAAHTAPGGSFATYTAAGHVRRALAAAGFAVERRPGFAGKRHMSVGRYEG from the coding sequence ATGAGCGATGTAACCGATACTGTGGCGGGCGGCCAGCCGGTGCTGGAATGGCGCGAGGGCGGCGTTCCGGTCTCGGCGCGCTTCGATGACCCCTATTTCAGTCTGGCGGGCGGGCTGGCCGAAACCGGCCATGTGTTTCTGGCAGGCAACGATCTGCCCGCGCGTCTGCGCCCCGGCTTTCATGTGGCCGAGCTGGGCTTTGGCACCGGGCTGAACCTGATGGCGCTGGCGCGGATCGCTGTGGTGCCGGTGCGGTTCACCAGCTTTGAGGGCTTTCCGATGAGCCTTGAGCAGATGGAACAGGCCCATGCCGGCTTTCCCGAACTGGCCGATCTGTCGGCGCAGTTGCGCGACGGTTGGTCCACACGCCAGATGCAGGTCGGGCTGATCAACGCGCGGGTGATCACAGGCGATGCGCGCCAGACGCTGGCCGAGTGGGGCGGGCAGGCCGATGCCTGGTTTCTGGACGGGTTCTCGCCGGCCAAGAACCCCGAGATGTGGGGCGAGGCGCTGATGGCCGAGGTCGCGGCGCATACCGCGCCGGGGGGCAGTTTCGCCACTTATACCGCCGCGGGCCATGTGCGCCGGGCCTTGGCCGCCGCCGGGTTTGCGGTGGAACGCCGCCCCGGTTTCGCGGGCAAGCGGCACATGTCTGTCGGGCGATACGAAGGGTAG
- a CDS encoding 4-aminobutyrate--2-oxoglutarate transaminase — MTTMTDRKNAAISRGVGMTTQIYADRAENAEIWDKEGNRYIDFAAGIAVVNTGHRHPRVIAAVKDQLDRFTHTCHQVVPYENYVELAERLNDLTPGDFAKKTIFATTGAEAVENAVKIARHHTGRPGIVAFAGGFHGRTFMGMALTGKVQPYKAGFGPMMNDVWHLPFPNPLHGVTEADALAALDRLFKADLEPARVAAFIIEPVQGEGGFYEASASFIGKLREIADQHGILLIADEVQTGFARTGKLFAMEHAGVAADLTTMAKGLGGGFPISAVTGRAEVMDSPNPGGLGGTYAGNPLGVAAAHAVLDVIEEEGLNERATRLGQRLKQRLAGLRDEVPEIVDIRGPGFMNAVEFNMAGSDKPNPDFANRVREQALQRNLILLTCGVYGNVIRFLAPLTIQDAVFEEALDIVEESIRAARM, encoded by the coding sequence ATGACAACGATGACCGACCGCAAGAATGCCGCCATCTCGCGCGGCGTTGGGATGACCACGCAGATCTATGCCGACCGCGCCGAGAATGCCGAGATCTGGGACAAGGAGGGCAACCGCTATATCGACTTTGCCGCCGGCATCGCGGTGGTGAATACCGGCCATCGCCATCCTCGGGTGATCGCGGCGGTCAAGGATCAGCTGGATCGCTTTACCCATACCTGCCATCAGGTTGTGCCTTATGAAAACTACGTCGAACTGGCGGAACGCCTGAACGACCTGACCCCCGGCGATTTCGCGAAAAAGACGATCTTTGCCACCACCGGGGCCGAGGCGGTCGAGAACGCGGTCAAGATTGCGCGTCACCATACGGGTCGTCCGGGCATCGTGGCCTTTGCGGGCGGGTTCCACGGGCGCACCTTCATGGGCATGGCGCTGACCGGCAAGGTCCAGCCCTACAAGGCGGGCTTTGGTCCGATGATGAACGATGTCTGGCACCTGCCGTTTCCCAATCCGCTGCATGGCGTGACCGAGGCCGATGCTCTGGCCGCGCTGGATCGCCTGTTCAAGGCCGATCTGGAGCCGGCTCGCGTCGCCGCCTTCATCATCGAGCCGGTTCAGGGCGAGGGGGGCTTTTACGAGGCCTCGGCCAGCTTTATCGGCAAACTGCGCGAGATCGCGGATCAGCACGGCATCCTGCTGATCGCCGACGAGGTGCAGACCGGCTTTGCCCGCACCGGCAAGCTGTTCGCGATGGAACATGCGGGCGTGGCCGCCGATCTGACCACCATGGCCAAGGGGCTGGGCGGCGGCTTTCCGATCAGCGCCGTAACCGGGCGCGCCGAGGTGATGGACAGCCCCAATCCCGGCGGTCTGGGCGGCACCTATGCGGGCAACCCGCTGGGCGTCGCGGCAGCCCATGCGGTGCTGGACGTGATCGAGGAAGAGGGCCTGAACGAACGCGCAACCCGGCTGGGCCAGCGGCTCAAGCAGCGCCTGGCGGGCCTGCGCGACGAGGTGCCCGAAATCGTCGATATCCGCGGCCCCGGCTTCATGAACGCGGTCGAATTCAACATGGCCGGCAGCGACAAGCCCAATCCCGACTTTGCCAATCGCGTCCGCGAACAGGCCCTGCAGCGCAATCTGATCCTGCTGACCTGCGGCGTTTACGGCAATGTCATCCGCTTTCTCGCACCGCTGACCATTCAGGATGCGGTTTTCGAAGAGGCGCTAGACATCGTCGAGGAAAGCATCCGCGCCGCCCGGATGTGA
- a CDS encoding rhomboid family intramembrane serine protease, producing MFPIRDHNPSERTPYVTYTLLALNVLMFVLTQGWSDQFNELWARLALYPLAVIHGDMTWGLVTHMFLHAGFLHILGNMLFLWIFGDNLEDQMGHVGFLLFYLACGLLAAFAQILPDAQSGVPMVGASGAIAGVMGAYLLLFPRARVDILVIIIIIIRIFTIPAWVMLGLWFGLQIFGGFTTLGAEEGVAYWAHAGGFVAGAVLALPLFLRRGGTAYWQFTDGHPPHPAVKYPQSRIPQVRR from the coding sequence ATGTTTCCAATCCGCGACCACAACCCGTCCGAGCGCACGCCCTATGTGACCTACACATTGCTTGCGCTGAACGTGCTGATGTTCGTGCTGACCCAGGGCTGGAGCGATCAGTTCAATGAATTATGGGCGCGGCTGGCGCTTTATCCGCTGGCGGTGATCCACGGCGATATGACCTGGGGGCTGGTCACCCATATGTTCCTGCATGCCGGGTTCCTGCATATTCTGGGAAATATGCTGTTTCTGTGGATTTTCGGCGACAATCTGGAAGACCAGATGGGGCATGTCGGCTTTTTGCTGTTCTATCTGGCCTGCGGTCTGCTGGCGGCCTTTGCCCAGATCCTGCCCGACGCGCAGTCGGGCGTGCCGATGGTGGGCGCATCGGGCGCGATTGCCGGGGTGATGGGGGCCTATCTGCTGCTGTTTCCGCGCGCACGCGTCGATATTCTGGTCATCATCATCATCATCATCCGCATCTTTACCATCCCGGCATGGGTCATGCTGGGTCTTTGGTTCGGGCTGCAGATCTTTGGCGGGTTCACCACGCTCGGCGCCGAAGAGGGCGTCGCCTATTGGGCCCATGCGGGCGGATTTGTGGCCGGCGCGGTTCTGGCGCTGCCGCTGTTTCTGCGACGTGGTGGCACCGCCTATTGGCAGTTCACCGATGGCCACCCGCCACATCCGGCGGTGAAATATCCGCAAAGCCGCATCCCGCAGGTGCGGCGTTAA
- a CDS encoding ABC transporter permease has translation MNWQSVQAIFNKEMMRFFRTLTQSIASPVISTTLYFVVFGAAIGSRIQAVEGIQYGAFIVPGLMMLTVLQQSVSNASFGIYFPKFSGTIYEILVAPTGWIEVVLGFVGAAAVKAIFVALLILATSFFFVDMTIMHPFWMLAFLVFTAVAFSLLGFIIGLWAKNFEQLQIIPMMVITPLVFLGGAFYSASMLPPFWEAVAKLNPVLYLISGFRWAFFGLADVPVGVSLVAVAIMIIALLVAIRLIFLTGWRLRE, from the coding sequence ATGAACTGGCAATCCGTCCAGGCGATCTTCAACAAAGAGATGATGCGCTTTTTCCGGACCCTGACACAGTCGATCGCCTCGCCGGTGATTTCGACAACGCTCTATTTCGTCGTCTTCGGCGCGGCCATCGGCAGCCGCATCCAGGCCGTCGAGGGCATCCAGTACGGCGCCTTCATCGTGCCCGGCCTGATGATGCTGACGGTGTTGCAGCAATCGGTCTCCAATGCCAGTTTCGGGATCTATTTTCCGAAATTCTCGGGCACGATCTACGAGATACTCGTCGCGCCGACCGGCTGGATCGAGGTTGTTCTGGGCTTTGTCGGTGCGGCGGCGGTCAAGGCGATCTTCGTGGCCCTGCTGATCCTCGCGACCAGCTTTTTCTTTGTCGACATGACCATCATGCACCCGTTCTGGATGCTGGCATTTCTGGTCTTTACCGCCGTGGCATTTTCGCTGCTGGGCTTTATCATCGGGCTTTGGGCCAAGAATTTCGAGCAGTTGCAGATCATCCCGATGATGGTCATCACGCCGCTCGTCTTTCTGGGCGGCGCCTTCTACTCGGCCAGCATGTTGCCGCCCTTCTGGGAGGCGGTGGCGAAACTGAACCCGGTGCTCTACCTGATCTCGGGCTTCCGCTGGGCGTTTTTCGGGCTGGCCGATGTGCCGGTGGGCGTGTCGCTGGTGGCGGTGGCGATCATGATCATCGCGCTTCTGGTGGCCATCCGCCTGATCTTCCTGACCGGCTGGCGTTTGCGCGAATAG
- a CDS encoding alpha/beta fold hydrolase — MRKLLLFLLGLVLGALLLVGGLRIAAALREAQPLAAVLPAEGQLIETEAGSLFVQDLGPRDGPVLLFLHGTAAWSGLWRPTLEAMAGQGYRAIALDMPPFGFSQRDPAGRYDRAHQAQVVHALIRALQIRPVLVAHSFGAGPGVEAVMQTPGAFAGLVVVDGALAIGAQPSQLPLPLRSDWMRQAGIAVTATNPMMTRRLLASFLHVKSAATDEVVDILQRPMTRQGSTAAFADWLPSLLTVPSDALSIRPDSYRDLCLPTVFLWGQEDTVTPLEQGRQAAGLVPGAALLVMPNTGHIPQIETPAPFLDALQQGLRRIKAADPPC, encoded by the coding sequence ATGCGCAAACTGCTGTTGTTCCTGCTGGGGCTGGTTCTGGGTGCCCTGCTGCTGGTCGGCGGCTTACGCATCGCTGCTGCCCTGCGAGAGGCCCAGCCTCTGGCGGCGGTTCTGCCCGCCGAGGGGCAATTGATCGAAACAGAGGCCGGATCGCTTTTCGTGCAGGATCTGGGGCCGCGCGACGGACCGGTGCTGCTGTTCCTGCACGGCACGGCGGCGTGGTCGGGCCTGTGGCGGCCGACGCTGGAGGCAATGGCAGGGCAGGGCTATCGCGCCATTGCGCTGGACATGCCGCCCTTTGGCTTTTCGCAGCGTGACCCGGCGGGCCGCTATGACCGCGCCCATCAGGCGCAGGTCGTCCACGCGCTGATCCGTGCCTTGCAGATCAGGCCGGTTCTGGTCGCGCATTCCTTTGGCGCCGGGCCGGGGGTCGAGGCGGTGATGCAGACGCCGGGCGCCTTTGCCGGGCTGGTCGTGGTTGACGGTGCGCTGGCCATCGGCGCGCAGCCCTCGCAACTGCCCCTGCCTTTGCGCAGCGATTGGATGCGGCAGGCGGGCATTGCCGTCACCGCGACCAATCCGATGATGACGCGGCGGTTGCTGGCCTCGTTCCTGCATGTGAAATCGGCGGCAACCGATGAGGTGGTGGACATATTGCAGCGCCCGATGACGCGGCAGGGCAGCACTGCGGCCTTTGCCGATTGGCTGCCTTCACTGCTGACAGTGCCCTCGGATGCGCTGAGCATCAGACCCGACAGCTATCGCGATCTATGCCTGCCGACGGTGTTCCTGTGGGGACAAGAGGATACGGTCACACCGCTGGAACAGGGGCGGCAGGCGGCCGGGCTGGTGCCGGGTGCCGCGCTGCTGGTGATGCCCAATACCGGCCACATCCCACAGATCGAGACGCCAGCGCCATTTCTGGACGCGCTGCAACAGGGCCTGCGCCGGATCAAAGCTGCCGATCCGCCCTGTTAA